A genomic segment from Sorangium aterium encodes:
- a CDS encoding cobyrinate a,c-diamide synthase produces MSRAIPRLVVAGTASGVGKTTATVAIARALRARGMRVALFKCGPDYLDPTYHARAVAGTSHNLDGWMMGRDAVLSTFAAEAAGADVALIEGVMGLFDGASPTGEEGSTAEIAKWLEAPVALVVDASGMARSVAALVQGFAGFDPALRVAAVVCNQVGSRGHLDILRQAQAQVNRSLPVLGGLPRDEAQRFPERHLGLRTADEAALPEERLDHWGAQAEAWIGLDALLEIARAAPPLPAADAAATPDAAAGAQRGRARIGVAFDEAFHFYYADNLRRLEAAGAELVRFSPIRDARLPDVDALYLGGGYPEVHAERLADNAALRDEIRAFAGRGGPIYAECGGLMYLTEAIRTLDGRAHAMVGLVPAEAVMCEKLQALGYVEVETQARTILGGAGLRFRGHQFRYSELRPSQRAATAPAEPPPAQAPSQPEHAPLPIEHAYSVRRRRGGQVTREGYRAGSVLASYVHAHWASNPIVPEGLVASAAAHKERAR; encoded by the coding sequence ATGTCCCGGGCCATCCCCCGGCTCGTCGTCGCCGGCACGGCGAGCGGCGTCGGCAAGACGACCGCCACGGTGGCGATCGCGCGCGCGCTCCGCGCCCGCGGCATGCGGGTCGCGCTGTTCAAGTGCGGCCCCGACTACCTGGATCCGACGTACCACGCCCGCGCCGTGGCCGGGACATCGCACAACCTCGACGGCTGGATGATGGGCCGGGACGCGGTCCTGTCGACGTTCGCGGCGGAGGCCGCCGGCGCCGACGTCGCGCTGATCGAGGGGGTGATGGGGCTGTTCGACGGGGCGAGCCCGACCGGGGAGGAGGGCTCGACCGCCGAGATCGCGAAGTGGCTCGAGGCGCCTGTCGCGCTCGTCGTCGACGCGTCCGGGATGGCCCGCAGCGTCGCGGCGCTCGTCCAGGGCTTCGCTGGCTTCGATCCCGCGCTGCGCGTCGCCGCTGTCGTGTGCAACCAGGTCGGCAGCCGCGGCCACCTCGACATCCTCCGACAGGCGCAGGCGCAGGTGAACCGGTCGCTGCCGGTCCTCGGCGGCCTGCCGCGGGACGAGGCGCAGCGCTTCCCCGAGCGCCACCTCGGCCTGCGCACGGCCGACGAGGCCGCGCTCCCCGAGGAGCGCCTCGACCACTGGGGCGCGCAGGCCGAGGCGTGGATCGGGCTCGACGCGCTGCTCGAGATCGCGCGCGCGGCGCCGCCCTTGCCGGCGGCCGACGCGGCCGCGACGCCCGACGCCGCCGCCGGCGCGCAGCGCGGCCGGGCGCGCATCGGCGTGGCGTTCGACGAGGCCTTCCACTTCTACTACGCGGACAACCTGCGCCGCCTCGAGGCCGCCGGGGCCGAGCTCGTGCGGTTCTCGCCGATCCGCGACGCGCGCTTGCCCGACGTCGACGCGCTCTACCTCGGGGGCGGCTACCCCGAGGTGCACGCAGAGCGCCTGGCCGACAACGCGGCCCTGCGCGACGAGATCCGCGCGTTCGCCGGCCGCGGGGGCCCGATCTACGCCGAGTGCGGCGGGCTCATGTACCTGACCGAAGCGATCCGCACGCTGGACGGGCGCGCGCACGCGATGGTCGGGCTCGTCCCCGCGGAGGCCGTGATGTGCGAGAAGCTGCAGGCGCTCGGGTACGTGGAGGTCGAGACGCAGGCGCGCACGATCCTTGGCGGCGCGGGGCTCCGCTTCCGCGGGCACCAGTTCCGCTACTCCGAGCTCCGCCCATCGCAGCGCGCGGCGACGGCGCCTGCCGAGCCGCCGCCCGCGCAGGCGCCGTCGCAGCCCGAACACGCGCCCTTGCCGATCGAGCACGCCTACTCCGTGCGGCGCCGGCGCGGCGGCCAGGTCACGCGCGAGGGGTACCGGGCAGGGAGCGTCCTCGCCTCGTACGTGCACGCGCACTGGGCCTCGAACCCGATCGTCCCCGAGGGCCTCGTCGCGAGCGCGGCCGCGCACAAGGAGCGCGCGCGATGA
- the cobO gene encoding cob(I)yrinic acid a,c-diamide adenosyltransferase, with the protein MSAEESAGTGAAGAAATAGRKGLVIVYTGHGKGKTTAALGMVFRALGRGMRVAVVQFIKGKWKTGERLFAETLPNLTFLVMGRGFTWESDDLSRDKAAARAAFQEAAALIAGGEQDIVVLDEITYALHYGFIAEDELLAALRARPTHVHVVITGRNAPDALLALADLVTEMRSVKHPFEQGQKAQIGVDF; encoded by the coding sequence GTGAGCGCGGAGGAGAGCGCCGGCACGGGCGCGGCGGGCGCCGCGGCGACCGCCGGTCGAAAGGGGCTCGTCATCGTCTATACGGGCCACGGCAAGGGCAAGACGACGGCCGCGCTCGGGATGGTGTTCCGCGCGCTCGGCCGGGGCATGCGCGTCGCGGTCGTGCAGTTCATCAAGGGGAAGTGGAAGACGGGAGAGCGGCTGTTCGCCGAGACGCTCCCCAACCTGACGTTCCTCGTCATGGGGCGCGGCTTCACCTGGGAGAGCGACGACCTCTCGCGCGACAAGGCGGCGGCGCGAGCGGCCTTCCAGGAAGCCGCGGCGCTCATCGCGGGCGGCGAGCAGGACATCGTTGTGCTCGACGAGATCACGTATGCGCTCCATTACGGCTTCATCGCCGAGGACGAGCTGCTCGCGGCGCTGCGCGCGAGGCCCACGCACGTGCACGTCGTGATCACCGGCAGGAACGCGCCCGACGCGCTCCTCGCGCTCGCCGACCTGGTGACGGAGATGAGATCGGTGAAGCACCCGTTCGAGCAGGGGCAAAAGGCCCAGATCGGAGTCGATTTCTGA
- the cobM gene encoding precorrin-4 C(11)-methyltransferase, translating to MRVYIIGAGPGDPGLITVRGAELVARCPVVMYTGSLVPKEIVASARPDARVIDSSGMTLDQIVEVFVEARDAGHDVARVHTGDPVLFGSTAEQMRRMDALGIPYEIIPGVSSFTAAAAALGRELTLPELSQTVILTRAEGRTPVPPAERLEELARHQATLCLFLSITLLKDVTAALIPAYGADCPVAVVHKASCPDQKIVRGTLADIREKVRAEGIKTQSMILVGRVLTSTDFADSRLYDAEFSHRFRKAEKKLLVPGTTEEDS from the coding sequence ATGCGCGTCTACATCATCGGCGCCGGCCCGGGCGATCCCGGGCTCATCACGGTGCGCGGCGCCGAGCTCGTCGCTCGCTGCCCGGTCGTCATGTACACGGGCTCGCTCGTCCCCAAGGAGATCGTGGCCTCCGCGCGGCCGGACGCCCGGGTCATCGACTCCTCCGGCATGACCCTCGACCAGATCGTGGAGGTCTTCGTCGAGGCCAGGGACGCAGGGCACGACGTGGCGCGCGTCCACACGGGCGATCCCGTCCTCTTCGGGTCGACGGCGGAGCAAATGCGCCGCATGGATGCGCTCGGGATACCGTACGAGATCATCCCCGGCGTCTCGTCCTTCACCGCGGCGGCCGCGGCGCTCGGGCGCGAGCTCACGCTGCCCGAGCTCTCGCAGACCGTGATCCTGACGCGCGCCGAGGGGCGCACGCCAGTGCCGCCGGCCGAGCGGCTCGAGGAGCTCGCCCGCCACCAGGCGACGCTCTGCCTGTTCTTGAGCATCACCCTGCTCAAGGACGTGACCGCGGCGCTCATCCCGGCCTACGGCGCCGATTGCCCGGTCGCGGTGGTGCACAAGGCGAGCTGCCCCGATCAGAAGATCGTGAGAGGCACGCTCGCCGACATCCGGGAGAAGGTCCGGGCCGAGGGCATCAAGACCCAGTCGATGATCCTGGTCGGCCGGGTGCTCACCTCCACGGATTTCGCCGACTCGCGGCTCTATGATGCGGAGTTCAGCCACCGCTTCCGCAAGGCCGAGAAGAAGCTCCTCGTCCCTGGCACGACCGAGGAGGACTCGTGA
- a CDS encoding calcium-binding EGF-like domain-containing protein has translation MRSLTGSLLHSLTISALSTLLLAGCTSAGPSTADGDESGEATDPCASAPCQNGGACAAAESGYTCACAPGWTGTSCETNIDECAPSPCVHGTCNDQVNGYTCACAPGWTGTSCETNIDECAPSPCVHGTCNDQVNGYTCTCAPGWTGANCEAPVCVPTTCAAQGATCGSIADGCGEMLDCSSCGSGFTCESGTCQPTAPACPCDGMPGWGPPTPPVQCINYSGSMGPGSIYYYLKSNDNGHEGPFVEFAVNGQFGPEPDQCGYVSVANTITSMPLTSQDQADACIQSFLSFAGDCP, from the coding sequence ATGCGGTCTCTTACAGGCTCACTTCTCCACTCTCTGACGATCTCGGCTCTCTCCACCCTGCTGCTCGCGGGCTGTACCAGCGCCGGCCCCTCCACGGCCGACGGCGACGAAAGCGGGGAGGCCACAGACCCCTGCGCCTCGGCCCCCTGCCAGAACGGCGGCGCCTGCGCCGCGGCCGAGAGCGGTTACACCTGCGCGTGCGCGCCCGGCTGGACGGGGACGAGCTGCGAGACCAACATCGACGAATGCGCGCCGAGCCCCTGCGTCCACGGCACGTGCAACGATCAGGTCAACGGGTACACCTGCGCGTGCGCGCCCGGCTGGACGGGGACGAGCTGCGAGACCAACATCGATGAATGCGCGCCGAGCCCCTGCGTCCACGGCACGTGCAACGATCAGGTCAACGGGTACACCTGCACGTGCGCGCCCGGCTGGACGGGGGCGAACTGCGAGGCGCCCGTCTGCGTCCCCACCACCTGCGCCGCTCAGGGAGCGACCTGCGGCTCGATCGCCGATGGCTGCGGCGAGATGCTCGACTGCAGCTCTTGCGGGTCGGGCTTCACCTGCGAGAGCGGCACCTGCCAGCCCACGGCGCCGGCGTGCCCGTGTGATGGCATGCCCGGGTGGGGTCCCCCGACCCCCCCCGTCCAGTGCATCAACTACTCGGGTTCCATGGGCCCCGGCAGCATCTACTACTATCTGAAGAGTAACGACAATGGCCACGAGGGCCCCTTCGTCGAGTTCGCTGTCAACGGCCAGTTCGGCCCGGAGCCCGACCAGTGCGGATACGTGTCGGTGGCCAACACCATCACCTCCATGCCGCTCACCAGCCAAGATCAGGCGGACGCCTGCATACAGAGCTTCCTGAGCTTCGCCGGCGACTGCCCCTGA